Proteins encoded by one window of Canis lupus dingo isolate Sandy chromosome 22, ASM325472v2, whole genome shotgun sequence:
- the CBY2 gene encoding protein chibby homolog 2 isoform X3 produces MCFLRYHQIQVGRKVERQQEQRGTAEPFLRLHNLYPTPRCARQAALPRLNRRVVSQHSYPLNRFSSVPLDPMERPTSQADLELDYNPPRVQLSDEMFVFQDGRWVNENCRLQSPYFSPSSSFHHKLHHKRLAKEYLLQEENKALREENKALREENRTLRKENKILQVFWEEHKATLGHDESRASSPLLHKDSVALEVVKKDTALQMHRSKENSTLQLLREENRALQQLLEQRKAYWVQTEEKIGPGEENKTAPLPHEEAHVPGLLPDQSTGLSSPFEESKGPSTPQEDSKTLRVLRQMVGNLSGSSGDEEMKAGSGLLDGSQSLELLREMNQVLQALREENQNLQILREENRLLQEENRALHVLREKHRIFQEENKALWENNKLKLQQKLVIDTVTEVTARMEMLIEELYAFMPAKNKDPKKPSRV; encoded by the coding sequence AGGGGCACAGCCGAGCCTTTCCTGAGGCTCCACAATTTGTACCCGACCCCACGCTGTGCCAGGCAGGCTGCCCTGCCCAGGCTGAACCGCAGAGTGGTCAGCCAGCACTCCTACCCGCTGAATCGCTTCTCCTCTGTGCCCTTGGACCCCATGGAGCGCCCCACATCCCAGGCAGACCTCGAGCTGGATTACAACCCTCCTCGGGTACAGCTCAGCGATGAAATGTTTGTCTTCCAGGATGGGCGGTGGGTGAACGAAAACTGCCGCCTCCAGTCCCCGTacttctctccatcctcctcttTCCACCATAAGCTGCACCACAAGAGGCTGGCCAAGGAGTACCTGCTGCAGGAGGAGAACAAGGCCCTACGGGAGGAGAACAAGGCCCTGCGGGAGGAGAACAGGACCCTCCGGAAAGAGAACAAGATCCTGCAGGTCTTCTGGGAGGAGCACAAGGCCACACTGGGCCATGATGAGAGCAGGGCATCCTCGCCACTGCTGCACAAGGACAGTGTGGCCCTGGAGGTGGTGAAGAAGGACACAGCCTTGCAGATGCACCGCAGCAAGGAGAACAGCACCCTTCAGCTCCTCAGGGAAGAGAACAGGGCCCTGCAGCAGCTGTTGGAGCAGAGGAAGGCCTACTGGGTGCAGACAGAGGAGAAGATAGGCCCCGGGGAGGAAAACAAGACAGCCCCCTTGCCTCATGAGGAGGCCCATGTGCCTGGGCTGCTGCCAGACCAGAGCACAGGCCTCTCCTCACCTTTTGAGGAGTCCAAGGGGCCGTCGACCCCCCAGGAGGACTCCAAGACACTCCGGGTCCTACGCCAGATGGTCGGTAACCTGTCTGGGTCTTCTGGGGATGAAGAGATGAAAGCCGGCTCAGGCCTGCTGGATGGAAGCCAGTCCTTGGAGCTACTGAGAGAGATGAACCAGGTGCTGCAGGCCCTGCGGGAGGAGAACCAGAACCTGCAGATCCTCCGGGAGGAGAACCGCCTCCTGCAGGAGGAGAACAGGGCCCTTCACGTGCTTCGCGAGAAGCACAGAATCTTCCAGGAGGAGAACAAGGCCCTGTGGGAGAACAACAAGCTGAAGCTGCAGCAGAAGCTGGTCATCGACACGGTGACTGAGGTCACTGCCCGAATGGAGATGCTCATTGAGGAGCTCTATGCCTTCATGCCTGCCAAGAACAAGGACCCCAAGAAGCCCAGCAGAGTCTGA
- the CBY2 gene encoding protein chibby homolog 2 isoform X4, translating to MAVQPEGLKCRLEESNAERGTAEPFLRLHNLYPTPRCARQAALPRLNRRVVSQHSYPLNRFSSVPLDPMERPTSQADLELDYNPPRVQLSDEMFVFQDGRWVNENCRLQSPYFSPSSSFHHKLHHKRLAKEYLLQEENKALREENKALREENRTLRKENKILQVFWEEHKATLGHDESRASSPLLHKDSVALEVVKKDTALQMHRSKENSTLQLLREENRALQQLLEQRKAYWVQTEEKIGPGEENKTAPLPHEEAHVPGLLPDQSTGLSSPFEESKGPSTPQEDSKTLRVLRQMVGNLSGSSGDEEMKAGSGLLDGSQSLELLREMNQVLQALREENQNLQILREENRLLQEENRALHVLREKHRIFQEENKALWENNKLKLQQKLVIDTVTEVTARMEMLIEELYAFMPAKNKDPKKPSRV from the coding sequence AGGGGCACAGCCGAGCCTTTCCTGAGGCTCCACAATTTGTACCCGACCCCACGCTGTGCCAGGCAGGCTGCCCTGCCCAGGCTGAACCGCAGAGTGGTCAGCCAGCACTCCTACCCGCTGAATCGCTTCTCCTCTGTGCCCTTGGACCCCATGGAGCGCCCCACATCCCAGGCAGACCTCGAGCTGGATTACAACCCTCCTCGGGTACAGCTCAGCGATGAAATGTTTGTCTTCCAGGATGGGCGGTGGGTGAACGAAAACTGCCGCCTCCAGTCCCCGTacttctctccatcctcctcttTCCACCATAAGCTGCACCACAAGAGGCTGGCCAAGGAGTACCTGCTGCAGGAGGAGAACAAGGCCCTACGGGAGGAGAACAAGGCCCTGCGGGAGGAGAACAGGACCCTCCGGAAAGAGAACAAGATCCTGCAGGTCTTCTGGGAGGAGCACAAGGCCACACTGGGCCATGATGAGAGCAGGGCATCCTCGCCACTGCTGCACAAGGACAGTGTGGCCCTGGAGGTGGTGAAGAAGGACACAGCCTTGCAGATGCACCGCAGCAAGGAGAACAGCACCCTTCAGCTCCTCAGGGAAGAGAACAGGGCCCTGCAGCAGCTGTTGGAGCAGAGGAAGGCCTACTGGGTGCAGACAGAGGAGAAGATAGGCCCCGGGGAGGAAAACAAGACAGCCCCCTTGCCTCATGAGGAGGCCCATGTGCCTGGGCTGCTGCCAGACCAGAGCACAGGCCTCTCCTCACCTTTTGAGGAGTCCAAGGGGCCGTCGACCCCCCAGGAGGACTCCAAGACACTCCGGGTCCTACGCCAGATGGTCGGTAACCTGTCTGGGTCTTCTGGGGATGAAGAGATGAAAGCCGGCTCAGGCCTGCTGGATGGAAGCCAGTCCTTGGAGCTACTGAGAGAGATGAACCAGGTGCTGCAGGCCCTGCGGGAGGAGAACCAGAACCTGCAGATCCTCCGGGAGGAGAACCGCCTCCTGCAGGAGGAGAACAGGGCCCTTCACGTGCTTCGCGAGAAGCACAGAATCTTCCAGGAGGAGAACAAGGCCCTGTGGGAGAACAACAAGCTGAAGCTGCAGCAGAAGCTGGTCATCGACACGGTGACTGAGGTCACTGCCCGAATGGAGATGCTCATTGAGGAGCTCTATGCCTTCATGCCTGCCAAGAACAAGGACCCCAAGAAGCCCAGCAGAGTCTGA
- the CBY2 gene encoding protein chibby homolog 2 isoform X2: protein MSPLECSECFGDQLLHRTYTWHLTLRGTAEPFLRLHNLYPTPRCARQAALPRLNRRVVSQHSYPLNRFSSVPLDPMERPTSQADLELDYNPPRVQLSDEMFVFQDGRWVNENCRLQSPYFSPSSSFHHKLHHKRLAKEYLLQEENKALREENKALREENRTLRKENKILQVFWEEHKATLGHDESRASSPLLHKDSVALEVVKKDTALQMHRSKENSTLQLLREENRALQQLLEQRKAYWVQTEEKIGPGEENKTAPLPHEEAHVPGLLPDQSTGLSSPFEESKGPSTPQEDSKTLRVLRQMVGNLSGSSGDEEMKAGSGLLDGSQSLELLREMNQVLQALREENQNLQILREENRLLQEENRALHVLREKHRIFQEENKALWENNKLKLQQKLVIDTVTEVTARMEMLIEELYAFMPAKNKDPKKPSRV, encoded by the coding sequence AGGGGCACAGCCGAGCCTTTCCTGAGGCTCCACAATTTGTACCCGACCCCACGCTGTGCCAGGCAGGCTGCCCTGCCCAGGCTGAACCGCAGAGTGGTCAGCCAGCACTCCTACCCGCTGAATCGCTTCTCCTCTGTGCCCTTGGACCCCATGGAGCGCCCCACATCCCAGGCAGACCTCGAGCTGGATTACAACCCTCCTCGGGTACAGCTCAGCGATGAAATGTTTGTCTTCCAGGATGGGCGGTGGGTGAACGAAAACTGCCGCCTCCAGTCCCCGTacttctctccatcctcctcttTCCACCATAAGCTGCACCACAAGAGGCTGGCCAAGGAGTACCTGCTGCAGGAGGAGAACAAGGCCCTACGGGAGGAGAACAAGGCCCTGCGGGAGGAGAACAGGACCCTCCGGAAAGAGAACAAGATCCTGCAGGTCTTCTGGGAGGAGCACAAGGCCACACTGGGCCATGATGAGAGCAGGGCATCCTCGCCACTGCTGCACAAGGACAGTGTGGCCCTGGAGGTGGTGAAGAAGGACACAGCCTTGCAGATGCACCGCAGCAAGGAGAACAGCACCCTTCAGCTCCTCAGGGAAGAGAACAGGGCCCTGCAGCAGCTGTTGGAGCAGAGGAAGGCCTACTGGGTGCAGACAGAGGAGAAGATAGGCCCCGGGGAGGAAAACAAGACAGCCCCCTTGCCTCATGAGGAGGCCCATGTGCCTGGGCTGCTGCCAGACCAGAGCACAGGCCTCTCCTCACCTTTTGAGGAGTCCAAGGGGCCGTCGACCCCCCAGGAGGACTCCAAGACACTCCGGGTCCTACGCCAGATGGTCGGTAACCTGTCTGGGTCTTCTGGGGATGAAGAGATGAAAGCCGGCTCAGGCCTGCTGGATGGAAGCCAGTCCTTGGAGCTACTGAGAGAGATGAACCAGGTGCTGCAGGCCCTGCGGGAGGAGAACCAGAACCTGCAGATCCTCCGGGAGGAGAACCGCCTCCTGCAGGAGGAGAACAGGGCCCTTCACGTGCTTCGCGAGAAGCACAGAATCTTCCAGGAGGAGAACAAGGCCCTGTGGGAGAACAACAAGCTGAAGCTGCAGCAGAAGCTGGTCATCGACACGGTGACTGAGGTCACTGCCCGAATGGAGATGCTCATTGAGGAGCTCTATGCCTTCATGCCTGCCAAGAACAAGGACCCCAAGAAGCCCAGCAGAGTCTGA